The genomic DNA AAGCCCTATATCATTGGAAGCCCTAACGCAAAACGTCGAGGCATTCTTTATATTAACGAGCTTTTAAATATACATTTTTCAATGGTCATATTTAACATTATGTTCATAAAAGCAATAAAGAATTTCTTGAAACGAACTATCCTCAAGGCAGGGCTATAGAAGTATTTCGCTCGTTTCATACCCAATCAAGTTGCCCACAAGGCTTGACCTTTGGATCAAAAACGAAATTCTGTTATTTAGATTCCCGTTCCTGTCTGCCATGCCTTTGGATTGGTAAACCGACAGCTACAATGTACCCACATCTTAAAAAAATCATTATTTACTTTTCTTTGCGCGTCCAAAGAAAAGTAACAAACCTGCTCCTTTATATTCCTCTATTAACTTACGATAGGCTATCTGATATTTCTGAATTTTATTTATTTCTGTTTTAAGACCTTTTCCTGTTTGAATCAAGCGATTCATATTTATTGTAATAACATCAATAGAGCCTGCTGCCCCTTGCTCCATGGGAATAACTAAACGTATTATAACTTATCTCATTTTTCTAAAATTTGATGACGAAATTGAGGAAGCTGCTAAATAAAATTGTAATTAAAAATACGTTTTAAAACAACGTGTCCTAAAAAAATTGCTTGAAACTTTTTTACTCAGAAAATCCTACGGATTTTCCTCTGGTTCGTTCCATTTTTATTAAGTTAGTTGTTTAATTACAAATTACCCTTATACCAGCCATTGTGATTAAACAAACAGATTACCCCGATTAAAAATTAGTATAAAAGATGGAGCTGAGCAAAATAGAAAATATAATAACTGGCATTAGAAAATATTATTCTGTATCAAATGATTCAATTAACAAAATAGCCAACCTGCTTACTGAAAATCATTTGCCTAAGCATCATTTATTAACAAAGGCTGGCTGCATTGATAATTCTGTTTACTTTATCGAAAAAGGCTGCACTAGGACTTACTTTTTAGTTGACGGGAAAGAAATTACAAATTGGTTTAGCAAGGAAGGCGATATAACATTTTCTTCAGATGCTTTATATCATAGGGCAAAAGGCATTGATTTTGTTGAGCTATTAGAAGATTCAACTATATTTTCAATGCCAATTACAGCATTAAATCATCTATATGAAACTGATATTGATATTGCAAATTGGTCTAGGGTAATTCATCAAGAAGTATTGCTAAAAATGCAAGCCTTGCGAATTGACCGATTATCCATATCATCAAAAGAACGTTACGAGAATTTTCTTAATGAGAACCCTAATTTAATTAATCGTGTTAATCTGGGATATATTGCTTCATATTTAGGGATGACACAACAGCATTTAAGTACTATTCGTGCAAGTTGATATATTTTAAGATAGATGAAAAAAATGCCGCTATATTATACTTACTTTTATGATTAAATAATAGTATATGAAAACAGAATTACAAAAGTGTTTAAGCGGAGAAACTTTTAATACATCAAATGAAGAAATACAAAACTTTATTCATTCAGCTAGGAGACTTACCAAGATATATAATACAACTCCAAGCACTGATTCTAAAAAGAGACATGAGATATTAAGCGAATTGTTTGAAAAGAAAGGCGACAATGTAAATATTGATACCCCTTTTTATTGTGACTATGGCAGACATATCTCCATTGGCAACAATGTGATTATTAATATCAATTGCACATTTGTTGACTGTAATAAAATTGAAATTGGAAACAATGTATTAATTGCATCAAATGTCCAAATCTATACTGCTACGCACTCACCCGATGTTAATGAAAGGCTTATAGAAAACTGGAATTACGAATCTGGAACACCTTATTTTAAAACCTATGCATTACCTGTTAAAATAGAAGATAACGTCTGGATTGGCGGCGGCGTTATTATCTTATCAGGCGTTACCATAGGTAAAAACTCCGTTATTGGAGCAGGGAGTATTGTTACAAAATCAATTCCTGAAGATTGTGTGGCAGTCGGAAACCCTTGTCGTGTGATTCGGAAAATCAATGAAAAAAAGTAAAGATTATGGAGAAGATTAAAGCTGTTATTTTTGACCTCGATGGTACCATAGGAGATACAGTTCCATTATGCATTCTTGCTTTCAGGAAATCTATAGAAACCCTTATAAACAGATCTGTATCCGACGAAGAAATCATAGCAA from Flavivirga abyssicola includes the following:
- a CDS encoding Crp/Fnr family transcriptional regulator, whose product is MELSKIENIITGIRKYYSVSNDSINKIANLLTENHLPKHHLLTKAGCIDNSVYFIEKGCTRTYFLVDGKEITNWFSKEGDITFSSDALYHRAKGIDFVELLEDSTIFSMPITALNHLYETDIDIANWSRVIHQEVLLKMQALRIDRLSISSKERYENFLNENPNLINRVNLGYIASYLGMTQQHLSTIRAS
- a CDS encoding sugar O-acetyltransferase, with product MKTELQKCLSGETFNTSNEEIQNFIHSARRLTKIYNTTPSTDSKKRHEILSELFEKKGDNVNIDTPFYCDYGRHISIGNNVIININCTFVDCNKIEIGNNVLIASNVQIYTATHSPDVNERLIENWNYESGTPYFKTYALPVKIEDNVWIGGGVIILSGVTIGKNSVIGAGSIVTKSIPEDCVAVGNPCRVIRKINEKK